Proteins encoded within one genomic window of Lampris incognitus isolate fLamInc1 chromosome 1, fLamInc1.hap2, whole genome shotgun sequence:
- the tal2 gene encoding T-cell acute lymphocytic leukemia protein 2, producing MTRKVFTNTRERWRQHNVNTAFAELRKLIPTHPPEKKLSKNEILRLAMRYINFLVQLLESQSGQPASHSPTALLTFLRGNVEHLHHASPRPWGLASDTEAPSPGSSCDSSEAW from the coding sequence AGGTGTTCACCAACACGAGGGAGCGCTGGCGGCAGCACAACGTCAACACCGCCTTCGCTGAGCTCCGCAAGCTGATCCCCACCCACCCTCCGGAGAAGAAGCTGAGCAAGAACGAGATCTTGCGCCTGGCCATGCGCTATATCAACTTCCTGGTGCAGCTGCTGGAGAGCCAGAGTGGCCAGCCGGCGTCCCACTCGCCCACTGCGCTACTCACCTTCCTCAGGGGAAACGTGGAGCACCTGCACCACGCCTCACCCCGGCCATGGGGCCTGGCCAGTGACACTGAGGCCCCGTCCCCCGGCTCCAGCTGCGACAGCTCCGAGGCCTGGTAG